Proteins encoded by one window of Bacillus sp. DTU_2020_1000418_1_SI_GHA_SEK_038:
- the lspA gene encoding signal peptidase II, with product MLFYVIAILVIVMDQVSKYLIRIYIDINETFTLWGIQLTHIENSGMAGGFLPGYARLFGVVAVLFVISVLYFRRTGEMKGALIDSSFGFLVGGAIGNGIDRLLFGQVTDFIIRSGGILNLADHAIEIGVLLLIIYGIVSWLKNKR from the coding sequence ATGCTATTTTATGTAATTGCAATCCTCGTTATTGTGATGGATCAGGTTTCTAAATATCTAATTCGTATATACATTGATATTAATGAAACATTTACCTTGTGGGGAATACAACTCACACACATCGAAAATAGTGGGATGGCAGGAGGTTTCTTGCCAGGCTATGCACGGCTCTTCGGAGTTGTGGCTGTGTTGTTCGTGATAAGTGTTTTATATTTTCGCAGAACTGGAGAAATGAAGGGAGCTCTCATCGATAGTAGTTTTGGTTTCCTAGTAGGAGGAGCAATTGGAAATGGCATTGATAGACTCTTGTTTGGTCAGGTGACAGATTTCATCATTCGCTCTGGTGGAATTCTTAACTTGGCCGACCACGCCATTGAGATCGGTGTGTTACTGCTTATTATTTATGGAATCGTTAGCTGGTTGAAAAATAAGCGGTAG
- a CDS encoding ABC transporter permease codes for MSKDKKKKTLSYSLIRPISNEKWQPITIPLVSIIISFIAAAVVILLIGKNPLQAFYNLFQGAGILPKPSYAGYKSMMTDFLSLLNAMTPLVFASLAVAVAFKAGLFNIGVSGQMLVSGFLATIIVGYSGLDAIIAKPLVLIIGFVAGGLIGGLVGWLKYKFNINEVVSTIMLNYIAQYVISFFIQMFYIDPVSRQSKYISEAARLTLVNVEIANLKMDIPLGFILAIITAILVKFVMDKTVVGFELKAVGSNRNAAKYSGINVGRNTVLAMVMSGGLAGLAGVTYYLGYFSSIQPKVLSSLGFDSIAVSLLGNSHPIGVIFSSFLVSIIDQGSTYMSSQAGIRQEISSVIIGLILLISACGEYMKYKVRRLKEKEVDRKERES; via the coding sequence ATGAGTAAAGATAAAAAGAAAAAAACCTTAAGTTATAGTCTTATTCGACCAATTAGTAATGAGAAATGGCAGCCTATCACCATTCCATTAGTATCCATAATTATAAGTTTTATAGCTGCGGCTGTAGTTATACTTTTAATTGGAAAAAATCCCTTACAGGCATTTTATAACTTATTCCAAGGGGCAGGAATCTTGCCTAAGCCTTCTTATGCTGGCTATAAGAGCATGATGACTGATTTTTTGAGTTTGCTAAATGCTATGACCCCACTTGTGTTTGCAAGTTTGGCAGTTGCTGTTGCTTTTAAAGCAGGTCTATTTAATATTGGGGTTTCCGGTCAAATGCTTGTCTCTGGTTTTTTAGCGACGATTATAGTTGGTTACAGTGGTTTAGATGCCATCATCGCAAAGCCGCTTGTGTTAATAATCGGATTTGTCGCTGGAGGATTAATAGGAGGATTAGTAGGGTGGCTAAAATATAAGTTTAACATTAATGAAGTCGTATCTACAATTATGTTAAATTATATCGCTCAATATGTCATAAGCTTTTTTATTCAGATGTTTTATATTGATCCTGTTTCAAGACAATCCAAATATATCTCTGAAGCAGCAAGATTAACTTTAGTGAATGTTGAAATAGCCAACTTGAAAATGGATATTCCATTGGGCTTTATTTTAGCCATCATTACTGCTATTTTAGTAAAGTTTGTCATGGACAAAACAGTAGTTGGCTTTGAACTTAAAGCGGTTGGTTCCAACCGTAATGCAGCAAAATATTCAGGAATTAATGTCGGAAGAAATACAGTCTTAGCTATGGTTATGTCAGGAGGCTTGGCTGGTCTTGCAGGTGTCACATATTATTTAGGTTATTTTTCTTCCATACAGCCAAAAGTATTATCAAGTCTCGGTTTTGATTCCATCGCTGTATCGCTATTAGGAAACTCCCATCCAATTGGTGTTATTTTTTCATCATTTTTAGTATCTATTATAGATCAAGGAAGCACGTATATGAGTTCACAGGCTGGAATTAGACAAGAAATTTCCTCAGTTATCATTGGGTTAATCTTATTGATTAGTGCATGTGGTGAATACATGAAATATAAAGTCCGACGCCTGAAGGAAAAAGAAGTGGATCGAAAGGAGCGTGAATCATAA
- a CDS encoding FbpB family small basic protein, with protein MRKTLKELIEENKQELLNDKKALEKIEKRIEARHELKRLA; from the coding sequence ATGCGTAAAACATTGAAGGAACTTATAGAAGAAAATAAACAGGAACTATTAAATGACAAGAAGGCTTTAGAGAAAATTGAAAAACGGATAGAAGCACGGCATGAGTTAAAAAGACTAGCTTAG
- a CDS encoding BMP family ABC transporter substrate-binding protein, which translates to MNKSTKKIVMILFLALMTVVMAACGNDSANEKEAKSGKGEEGLKIAIVTSPSGVDDGSFNEDNYNGILKFIEKNPTATVKAVREETGDPAAAVQAVADIVADYDVIVTPGFQFAGVSSIAVENPDKIFILNDSEPAPVGDQKEFDNIYAMNFAEQESGFFAGMSAALETKSNKVAVVNGIAYPSNVNYQFGFESGVNYANKVFGKNVELVELSGYAGTDVTGADVGGNYAGSFADEATGKVIGNALIKQGADIIFVAAGGTGNGVFTAVKEAKGNVKVVGVDVDQFDEGVNGSENIVLTSAVKFMSMNVEKVLNSVVDGSFKGGNVVLYADTDSTGFIKEEGRHQLSEDTLSKLNEAYELVKGGKIVPASNFNGHTPEKFPGL; encoded by the coding sequence ATGAATAAAAGTACAAAGAAAATCGTAATGATATTATTTCTTGCTTTAATGACTGTCGTAATGGCAGCATGCGGAAATGACTCAGCTAATGAAAAAGAAGCTAAGTCTGGAAAAGGTGAAGAAGGATTAAAAATTGCCATTGTAACTAGTCCTTCAGGCGTTGATGATGGCAGCTTTAATGAAGATAACTATAATGGTATTTTGAAATTTATTGAAAAGAATCCAACAGCAACAGTAAAGGCTGTTAGAGAAGAAACTGGTGATCCTGCTGCGGCTGTACAAGCAGTTGCTGATATTGTGGCAGATTATGATGTTATTGTAACACCTGGGTTTCAATTTGCTGGAGTTTCTAGTATTGCTGTAGAAAATCCTGATAAAATCTTTATTTTAAATGACTCTGAGCCCGCACCTGTAGGTGACCAAAAAGAGTTCGATAATATATATGCGATGAATTTCGCCGAACAAGAAAGTGGCTTTTTTGCAGGAATGTCTGCAGCACTTGAAACAAAATCAAATAAAGTAGCGGTTGTAAATGGGATAGCTTATCCTTCAAATGTAAATTATCAATTTGGCTTTGAATCTGGTGTAAATTATGCCAATAAAGTATTTGGAAAAAATGTTGAACTTGTTGAATTATCAGGTTATGCAGGGACGGATGTAACAGGTGCCGATGTGGGTGGTAACTATGCAGGATCTTTTGCTGATGAAGCAACTGGTAAAGTTATCGGAAATGCGTTAATTAAACAAGGTGCAGATATCATCTTTGTTGCTGCAGGTGGTACTGGTAATGGGGTATTCACAGCAGTCAAGGAAGCTAAAGGCAATGTAAAAGTAGTTGGTGTGGATGTTGACCAATTTGATGAAGGTGTAAATGGTTCTGAAAATATCGTATTAACATCTGCGGTAAAATTCATGAGTATGAATGTTGAAAAGGTATTAAATTCTGTTGTTGATGGAAGCTTTAAAGGTGGAAATGTCGTTCTTTATGCAGATACAGATTCAACTGGTTTCATAAAAGAAGAAGGACGTCATCAATTATCAGAGGATACACTTAGTAAATTGAATGAAGCTTACGAGTTAGTTAAAGGTGGTAAAATCGTACCTGCATCTAATTTTAATGGCCATACTCCTGAAAAGTTTCCGGGATTATAA
- a CDS encoding glycosyltransferase family 4 protein, producing the protein MKIAVISPGLYSVPPVIGTSVEHVIHHVAEQLERNNQVIVYTKKCRQFPESTLEGNLHYKRFRFYSPDVYLQQVIKHIQEEKPSVIIIENRPSYVTQIKHACPKIPIVLNMHSDVFSLPPNIRKEEMTEVSRNVDALITNSKALENFFADKYPAFKGKSYGIHLGIDTTPYETARMDLENISRWREKYRLSSEDPTLLFAGRVMEKKGVHLILEVMPALIEKIPRLKLLITGSPKYGNNKDTSYMKKIRTMAKQINNHVVFTNFVKPIDMPYIYQLADIVVTPSIWNEPFLLVNLEAMASTKPVVTTNNGGIPEVVKHGETGIILTIDNPKEELFHSILSLLESNSLSERLSKNGFERAKEFSWERTAGQYLQVFKKVTTL; encoded by the coding sequence TTGAAGATTGCTGTCATCAGTCCGGGATTGTATTCTGTTCCTCCTGTCATTGGGACATCAGTAGAACATGTCATTCACCATGTTGCCGAGCAACTGGAACGCAATAATCAGGTTATTGTATACACAAAAAAATGCCGGCAATTTCCGGAATCTACATTAGAAGGAAATCTCCACTACAAACGGTTCCGCTTTTACAGCCCGGATGTTTATTTGCAGCAAGTAATCAAACATATTCAAGAAGAAAAACCAAGTGTGATTATCATCGAAAATCGTCCTTCTTATGTTACGCAAATAAAACATGCATGCCCAAAGATCCCAATTGTATTAAATATGCATTCAGATGTTTTTTCTTTGCCGCCTAATATTCGCAAAGAGGAGATGACTGAAGTTTCCCGGAATGTTGATGCCCTGATAACCAATAGTAAAGCATTGGAAAATTTTTTTGCGGATAAGTATCCAGCTTTTAAAGGGAAATCGTACGGGATTCATTTGGGGATTGACACGACTCCATATGAAACAGCAAGAATGGATTTAGAAAATATTAGCCGATGGAGAGAGAAATATCGGTTATCGAGTGAAGATCCTACTTTACTGTTTGCTGGAAGAGTAATGGAAAAAAAAGGCGTTCATTTGATACTAGAAGTAATGCCAGCACTGATTGAAAAAATCCCTCGTCTCAAGTTGCTTATCACAGGAAGTCCCAAATATGGGAATAACAAAGATACGTCATATATGAAAAAGATTAGAACAATGGCAAAACAAATAAATAATCATGTTGTGTTCACAAATTTTGTGAAACCGATCGATATGCCTTACATTTATCAGCTTGCAGATATTGTCGTGACTCCTTCTATTTGGAATGAACCCTTTTTATTGGTTAATTTAGAGGCAATGGCTTCCACGAAACCTGTAGTCACTACAAATAACGGTGGTATTCCAGAGGTAGTAAAGCACGGAGAAACTGGAATCATCCTCACCATTGATAATCCTAAGGAGGAGCTATTTCATTCTATTCTCTCATTGCTTGAATCAAATTCATTAAGTGAAAGGTTATCCAAAAATGGATTTGAAAGGGCAAAAGAATTCTCTTGGGAACGAACAGCGGGTCAATACTTACAAGTATTTAAGAAAGTGACAACTTTGTAG
- a CDS encoding ABC transporter permease, with protein MDTIIIDGLSFALPLFILAIGGIYSEKSGIINLALEGFQGFGAFIGALSAVLIANASGADVQDLFYVALLFAMIGGMTFSIIHAVLCIKFKANQVISGVVINILALALTTFLTTQINALVFGAASDKFRLGVSERFTVEGLANIPVIGAVFTNVYPFEVIIVVIAIFAWYLLYKTKFGMRLRASGENPQSVDAAGVNVSKIRFSAVLISGLLSGLGGMCFAYSISANFSSNIYMGYGFLAIAALIFGNWRILPTLAACLLFGFAKSGGAFIAQSMALPSSFTDLFMILPYVLTLLLLIFFSKSNRAPRALGEIYDKGKR; from the coding sequence ATGGATACAATAATTATTGATGGATTATCCTTTGCTCTGCCTCTTTTTATTTTGGCAATAGGCGGAATATATAGTGAAAAGAGCGGTATAATCAATTTAGCACTTGAGGGCTTTCAAGGTTTTGGGGCATTCATCGGAGCGCTGTCAGCCGTTTTAATCGCAAATGCATCTGGTGCAGATGTCCAAGATCTATTTTACGTGGCGTTGCTATTTGCGATGATTGGCGGGATGACTTTTTCCATTATTCACGCTGTGCTATGTATTAAGTTTAAAGCCAATCAAGTGATCAGTGGTGTCGTAATAAATATTTTAGCGTTAGCATTAACGACTTTCTTAACGACACAAATAAATGCACTTGTATTTGGAGCGGCTTCGGACAAGTTTCGATTAGGTGTATCGGAGCGGTTTACGGTTGAAGGTTTAGCCAATATCCCAGTGATTGGTGCGGTCTTTACGAACGTGTATCCGTTCGAAGTGATTATCGTAGTGATTGCTATTTTTGCTTGGTATCTTTTATATAAAACTAAATTTGGCATGCGCTTAAGAGCGAGCGGGGAAAATCCTCAATCGGTTGATGCAGCAGGTGTAAATGTATCGAAAATTAGGTTTTCTGCTGTCCTCATATCGGGTCTATTATCAGGTCTAGGCGGCATGTGTTTTGCCTATTCCATTTCAGCTAACTTTTCTTCAAATATTTATATGGGATATGGATTCTTAGCTATTGCTGCATTAATTTTTGGTAATTGGAGAATTCTCCCTACTTTAGCTGCTTGTCTATTATTTGGTTTTGCAAAATCTGGGGGAGCGTTTATTGCGCAATCAATGGCATTACCAAGTAGCTTCACTGATTTATTCATGATTTTACCTTATGTATTAACGCTATTGTTATTAATCTTTTTCTCTAAATCAAATCGTGCTCCAAGAGCATTAGGTGAAATTTATGATAAAGGAAAGAGATAG
- a CDS encoding ABC transporter ATP-binding protein: protein MSDYIVEMKHITKRFPGIVANDDVSLGIKKGEIFALLGENGAGKSTLMSILSGMYEPDEGEIFIRGEKVQISSPNHAAKLNIGMVHQHFKLVSDYTITENITLGVEPIKKLAGLFPYVDIRSANRKIEELSKNFGLEVDPTKKVADLTVSMQQRVEILKVLYREAEILIFDEPTAVLTPQEIDFLLGIIEGLRNGGKTIILITHKLEEIKKVADRCAVLNKGKLVDVFDVKTTSVNLMAQLMVGREVNFESEKAPAQFKEEVLKVEHLTVKNEDGFEVVKDVSFTIHSGEIFAIAGVADNGQVEIADAIAGLTKVSGGKVFLEGKDITKESIRNRTEIGISYIPEDRQSFGLFLDFDLSINLALKQYYREPFSSKGILNKEEFEQVGSHLIEKYDIRSGQGIKTQVRSMSGGNQQKAIIAREIELQSPLMIFVQPTRGVDIGAIENIHKMIIQERDKGKAILLISLELDEIMNVADTIGVIYNGQLQKIASSESLSKNEVGEYMMGAKHE, encoded by the coding sequence ATGTCTGATTATATTGTAGAAATGAAACATATTACCAAGCGATTTCCTGGAATAGTAGCAAATGATGATGTATCCCTTGGCATTAAGAAAGGAGAAATTTTCGCCTTACTTGGGGAAAATGGTGCAGGTAAATCAACTTTGATGAGTATTCTTAGTGGTATGTACGAACCGGATGAAGGAGAAATTTTTATTCGGGGAGAAAAGGTGCAAATCAGTTCACCGAACCATGCGGCAAAGCTCAACATTGGAATGGTCCATCAGCATTTTAAATTAGTTTCTGATTATACGATTACAGAGAATATTACCTTAGGAGTCGAGCCAATCAAAAAATTAGCAGGTCTATTTCCATACGTAGATATTCGAAGTGCAAATCGTAAAATTGAAGAACTGTCTAAAAACTTTGGCTTAGAAGTGGATCCTACGAAAAAAGTAGCGGATCTTACTGTTTCGATGCAGCAACGGGTGGAAATTTTAAAGGTGCTTTATCGTGAAGCAGAAATCCTTATTTTTGATGAACCAACTGCAGTCTTAACGCCGCAAGAAATTGATTTCTTGCTTGGTATTATCGAAGGCTTAAGAAACGGTGGAAAAACAATCATCTTAATTACACATAAGCTAGAAGAAATTAAGAAAGTCGCCGATCGTTGTGCTGTATTGAACAAAGGCAAATTAGTTGATGTGTTTGATGTAAAGACAACATCGGTTAATCTTATGGCTCAATTAATGGTCGGCAGAGAGGTAAATTTTGAATCTGAAAAAGCACCTGCTCAGTTTAAAGAGGAAGTATTGAAGGTAGAACATCTAACTGTTAAAAATGAAGATGGATTTGAAGTAGTGAAAGATGTATCCTTTACCATCCACAGTGGCGAAATATTTGCTATTGCTGGAGTCGCAGATAATGGTCAAGTTGAAATAGCGGATGCCATCGCTGGATTAACAAAGGTTAGTGGCGGGAAAGTATTCCTTGAGGGTAAGGACATTACGAAAGAAAGTATAAGAAATAGAACAGAAATTGGCATATCTTATATACCTGAAGATAGACAAAGCTTTGGACTATTTTTGGATTTTGATTTATCTATTAATTTAGCATTAAAGCAGTACTATAGGGAGCCATTTTCTAGTAAAGGAATCTTAAATAAAGAGGAATTTGAACAAGTTGGCAGTCATTTGATTGAAAAATATGATATTAGAAGTGGACAAGGTATTAAGACACAAGTTCGTTCGATGAGTGGCGGTAATCAGCAAAAAGCCATTATTGCTCGCGAAATCGAGTTGCAATCGCCGCTTATGATTTTCGTTCAGCCTACACGAGGAGTAGATATTGGTGCGATTGAAAATATTCATAAAATGATCATTCAAGAACGAGATAAAGGAAAAGCGATTTTACTTATCTCATTAGAGTTAGATGAAATTATGAATGTGGCGGATACCATTGGAGTTATATATAATGGCCAACTTCAAAAAATTGCAAGCAGTGAGTCATTATCGAAAAATGAAGTCGGCGAATATATGATGGGGGCAAAGCATGAGTAA
- a CDS encoding YheC/YheD family protein, with protein sequence MDDPRVGILIDNYMYKKLRSGKERYEKFSFYEEAANSLDMSICFFRLDDVNVESRKTIAQVRNKKGFLVEKEIQIPMVIHNRAVTSTIFAKKKIKDLSKMGHWIFNEFSKIGKWQVYLILIKNDDLFSHLPETVPANGENFDRMLEKYKEIIIKPTSGGLGSGIISISKGKEHTWKVQYDQQIGKGLKEIVFSNELPDIITKKLSRGNIIQQRIPLATYKGNPFDLRVSVQRNGCGQWQVTGIVAKVAKSGGYLTNVAKGGECKDFAVILESFPYLEAKEVFKSIEQLSLKVVKDLSSYYVNLADVGLDIGITNEGFPMFIECNGRDQRYSFKEADMYDVWKETYATPIRYARFLLDSIGTSDKNSSHST encoded by the coding sequence GTGGATGATCCTAGAGTTGGTATTCTAATAGATAATTACATGTATAAGAAGTTAAGATCAGGAAAAGAACGCTATGAGAAGTTTTCTTTTTATGAAGAAGCGGCCAATTCATTAGATATGAGCATATGTTTTTTTCGTTTGGATGATGTTAATGTTGAATCTCGAAAAACGATTGCACAAGTTAGAAATAAGAAAGGGTTTTTAGTTGAAAAAGAAATACAAATTCCGATGGTTATTCATAACAGGGCGGTAACTTCTACCATATTTGCAAAGAAAAAAATTAAAGACCTTTCAAAAATGGGGCACTGGATTTTTAATGAATTTAGTAAGATTGGAAAATGGCAAGTCTATTTAATACTAATCAAAAATGATGACTTGTTTTCACATCTACCTGAAACTGTCCCTGCTAATGGAGAAAACTTTGATAGAATGTTAGAAAAGTATAAAGAAATTATCATTAAACCCACAAGCGGGGGGCTTGGAAGTGGAATAATAAGCATCAGCAAAGGCAAAGAGCACACTTGGAAGGTTCAATATGATCAGCAGATAGGAAAAGGATTGAAGGAAATCGTATTTTCTAATGAATTACCGGATATTATTACAAAAAAACTGTCCCGTGGAAATATCATTCAGCAAAGAATCCCATTGGCTACCTACAAGGGAAATCCTTTTGATTTAAGGGTTTCCGTACAACGAAACGGATGTGGACAGTGGCAAGTAACTGGAATAGTTGCGAAAGTGGCAAAATCCGGAGGGTATCTCACAAATGTTGCAAAAGGTGGAGAATGTAAAGATTTCGCAGTAATATTAGAAAGTTTTCCTTATCTTGAGGCAAAAGAAGTATTTAAAAGTATCGAGCAACTATCTCTTAAAGTAGTGAAAGATTTAAGCAGCTATTACGTTAACCTTGCTGATGTTGGATTGGATATTGGCATTACCAATGAAGGATTCCCAATGTTTATTGAGTGCAATGGTCGAGATCAAAGATATTCCTTCAAAGAAGCTGATATGTATGATGTATGGAAAGAAACGTATGCAACACCCATTAGATATGCTCGTTTCCTTTTAGATTCTATTGGGACAAGTGATAAAAATAGTTCACATAGCACGTAA
- a CDS encoding ABC transporter substrate-binding protein yields the protein MKKIWMTLLCCMLLVLAACGNSSESSSSSSSTDNGGDNKEAEKTVKVGIIQLVEHPSLDAAREGFVAALKDAGYEEGKNLKLDYQNAQGDMNNNMSIAQNLVADQNDVILAIATASAQAVVQSTKEIPILFTAITDPVGANLVESFESPGGNVTGTSDTHPDAIKNTINSIKEFIPDAKKVGIIYNSGEPNSVVNVENAKKVIAEIGLEAVETSVSTSSEVKQAAESLVGRADVFYIPKDNTVVSALESVITVANDKKIPMFVGEGDSVKRGAFASYGLDYHDLGYSTGKMAVDILNGKKPSDIPVGFPENLELVIHKKAAELQGITLTEEILKDAKIVGE from the coding sequence ATGAAAAAAATTTGGATGACCCTATTATGCTGTATGTTGCTCGTGCTTGCAGCTTGCGGAAACAGCAGTGAAAGCAGTAGCAGCAGTAGCAGCACGGACAACGGAGGAGACAATAAAGAAGCAGAGAAAACAGTTAAAGTTGGAATTATTCAGCTAGTAGAACATCCGTCTCTAGATGCAGCTCGAGAAGGTTTTGTTGCAGCATTAAAGGACGCTGGATATGAGGAAGGAAAAAACCTGAAGCTTGATTATCAGAATGCTCAAGGTGACATGAATAATAATATGTCAATTGCCCAAAACCTTGTGGCTGATCAAAACGATGTCATTCTTGCTATTGCAACGGCTAGTGCACAAGCAGTTGTACAATCTACTAAAGAGATCCCGATTCTCTTTACAGCGATTACAGATCCAGTAGGTGCAAATCTAGTTGAAAGCTTTGAAAGCCCAGGCGGAAATGTAACTGGTACATCAGACACACATCCAGACGCCATCAAAAATACAATTAACTCTATTAAAGAGTTCATTCCTGATGCGAAAAAAGTAGGGATTATCTACAATTCAGGTGAACCCAACTCAGTGGTTAACGTAGAAAACGCGAAAAAGGTTATTGCAGAAATAGGATTGGAAGCTGTTGAAACATCCGTTTCAACAAGCTCAGAAGTCAAGCAGGCTGCTGAATCTTTAGTCGGAAGAGCAGACGTTTTCTATATTCCAAAAGATAACACAGTTGTATCAGCTCTTGAATCAGTAATCACTGTAGCAAATGACAAGAAAATTCCAATGTTTGTTGGAGAAGGAGATTCCGTCAAGCGTGGAGCTTTTGCATCATACGGACTTGACTATCATGATCTTGGCTACTCAACTGGAAAAATGGCAGTCGACATTCTAAACGGTAAAAAGCCAAGTGATATTCCAGTCGGCTTCCCTGAAAACCTAGAGCTTGTCATTCATAAAAAAGCTGCAGAGCTTCAAGGGATAACATTGACTGAAGAAATACTGAAGGATGCAAAAATAGTTGGAGAATAA
- a CDS encoding UTP--glucose-1-phosphate uridylyltransferase encodes MVRKAIIPAAGYGTRSLPITKVIPKEMLPLGLKPAIHYIVEEAVNSGIEQLLIITSKSKDMIVDYFDNSLELETILKKSNKSHLLKHLELPKIEISYKRQPDINGLGAAIRLGKDFIGDEPFAVLLPDDLVFSGQAPALKELIDIHKETNCSVLGLKKVNPNQLKDYGVIQGIAGTKVVEIQNIVEKPKTSLPSDMAVIGRYVFTPEIFQFLWKINLGVNGEIQLTDAIKELLTIQSVYGTIISGDRYDIGKLEEYVELINVVVKENY; translated from the coding sequence TTGGTAAGAAAGGCCATTATCCCAGCGGCAGGATACGGTACTAGGAGTTTACCTATTACGAAAGTAATCCCAAAAGAGATGCTTCCGCTTGGGTTAAAACCCGCTATACATTATATCGTTGAGGAGGCAGTAAATTCAGGAATTGAGCAATTATTAATTATTACATCAAAGTCAAAAGACATGATCGTAGACTATTTTGATAACTCCTTAGAATTAGAGACTATATTAAAAAAAAGCAATAAGTCGCATCTCTTAAAACATCTGGAATTGCCAAAAATAGAAATTTCATATAAAAGACAGCCTGATATAAATGGACTTGGGGCTGCTATTCGATTAGGAAAGGATTTTATTGGAGATGAACCGTTTGCTGTTCTTTTACCAGACGATTTAGTTTTTTCGGGACAAGCACCTGCCTTAAAAGAATTAATCGATATTCATAAGGAAACAAACTGCAGTGTTTTAGGGCTAAAAAAAGTAAATCCAAATCAATTAAAAGATTACGGAGTTATACAAGGTATTGCTGGCACGAAAGTGGTCGAAATTCAAAACATAGTAGAAAAACCAAAAACAAGTTTACCTTCAGACATGGCTGTGATAGGCAGATATGTTTTTACCCCGGAAATCTTCCAGTTTTTATGGAAAATAAACCTGGGGGTAAATGGCGAAATACAGCTTACTGATGCTATTAAAGAATTGTTAACTATTCAATCTGTCTATGGGACAATCATATCCGGTGACCGCTATGATATTGGGAAACTGGAAGAATACGTAGAATTAATAAATGTTGTAGTTAAGGAAAATTATTAA
- a CDS encoding topology modulation protein: MKRIMVVGISSGVGKSTFARKLGEVLDIHVYHLDALFWKPNWVEAPIDEFSEAQRQIVNQDQWIIEGNYTPTFSIRTERADTIIYLELPIYICLYRVLKRWVMNIGKTRPDMGKDCKEKIDWAFIKFILTTYYPRKKKMAERFQAFQATDSKKVILLINKQEIEAFLRTYVDK, encoded by the coding sequence GTGAAACGCATAATGGTAGTTGGTATCTCCTCCGGGGTAGGTAAATCAACCTTTGCACGTAAGTTGGGGGAAGTGCTGGATATTCATGTGTATCATTTAGATGCTCTTTTTTGGAAGCCAAACTGGGTGGAAGCACCAATAGATGAATTTTCAGAGGCTCAGCGTCAGATCGTCAATCAAGATCAGTGGATAATAGAAGGAAATTACACGCCGACTTTTAGCATTCGTACAGAACGGGCAGATACAATCATATACTTAGAGCTTCCTATATATATTTGTTTGTACCGTGTGCTGAAAAGATGGGTAATGAACATAGGAAAAACCCGCCCGGATATGGGAAAGGACTGCAAAGAAAAAATAGATTGGGCTTTTATTAAATTTATACTGACTACTTATTATCCACGTAAGAAAAAAATGGCCGAACGATTTCAGGCATTTCAAGCCACGGATTCTAAAAAGGTAATCTTGTTGATAAATAAACAGGAGATCGAAGCGTTTTTGAGAACTTATGTGGATAAATAG